Proteins encoded together in one uncultured Flavobacterium sp. window:
- the serB gene encoding phosphoserine phosphatase SerB — protein sequence MAEDKEIILLKVSGHDKPGVTAGLTAVLAAYDANILDIGQADIHDTLSLGILFEVEAGSSSGPVLKDLLFKAYELEVKVKFIPISVEDYENWVKTQSKQRYIINILGEKLAASQLAAVAKLLSDQNLNIVSIIRLTGRTSVVEKEEYPRSCIQLSLTGDIVDKIAMTASFMEISRTLNVDISFQEDNIYRRNRRLVCFDMDSTLIQTEVIDELAELNGVGEQVRAITESAMNGEIDFNESFKQRMALLEGLSEDVLQNVAVNLPITKGAHRLMKALKYYGYKTAILSGGFTYFGEYLQKELGIDYVHANQLEIKDGKLTGKYLGDIVDGQKKAEYLKAIAEKEGIHINQTIAVGDGANDLPMLNLAGLGIAFHAKPKVKENASTSISSLGLDGVLYLLGYHDRYIDMM from the coding sequence ATGGCAGAAGATAAAGAGATTATTTTATTAAAAGTTTCAGGACATGATAAACCAGGAGTAACCGCTGGTTTAACAGCCGTATTGGCTGCTTATGATGCTAATATTTTAGATATTGGTCAGGCTGATATTCATGACACATTATCTTTAGGGATTTTATTCGAAGTCGAAGCAGGCTCTAGTTCAGGACCAGTTTTAAAAGATCTGTTGTTCAAAGCTTATGAATTAGAAGTAAAAGTAAAATTCATTCCAATCTCAGTTGAAGATTATGAAAACTGGGTAAAAACACAATCTAAGCAACGTTATATCATTAATATTTTAGGAGAGAAACTAGCCGCTTCGCAATTAGCCGCAGTCGCAAAGTTACTATCCGACCAAAATTTGAATATCGTTTCTATAATAAGATTAACAGGCAGAACATCTGTAGTCGAAAAAGAAGAATATCCACGTTCTTGTATACAATTGTCACTAACCGGAGATATTGTAGATAAAATTGCTATGACAGCAAGTTTCATGGAAATTTCAAGAACCCTAAATGTTGACATTTCATTTCAGGAAGATAATATTTACCGTAGAAACAGACGCTTAGTTTGCTTCGACATGGATTCTACCTTAATTCAAACGGAAGTAATTGACGAATTGGCGGAATTAAATGGAGTAGGTGAGCAAGTTCGCGCTATCACAGAATCTGCTATGAATGGCGAAATAGACTTCAACGAAAGTTTCAAACAACGCATGGCACTGTTAGAAGGTTTGAGTGAAGATGTTTTGCAAAATGTTGCAGTAAATTTACCAATAACAAAAGGAGCACATCGATTGATGAAAGCCTTAAAATATTACGGATACAAAACCGCGATTTTATCTGGAGGATTCACTTATTTTGGAGAATATCTACAAAAAGAGTTAGGTATCGATTATGTTCATGCTAACCAATTAGAGATCAAAGATGGTAAATTAACCGGTAAATATTTGGGTGATATCGTAGATGGTCAAAAGAAAGCCGAATACCTAAAAGCAATTGCCGAAAAAGAAGGAATTCACATCAACCAAACCATTGCAGTTGGTGACGGAGCCAATGATTTACCAATGTTAAACTTAGCCGGTTTGGGAATCGCTTTTCACGCAAAACCAAAAGTGAAAGAAAATGCGTCAACCTCAATTTCAAGTCTTGGTCTTGATGGAGTTTTATACTTATTAGGATATCACGACAGATATATCGATATGATGTAA
- a CDS encoding GH3 auxin-responsive promoter family protein, with protein MPLSIINSFASWVLKQRIHQIELFLKYPNEVQEELLHNLLMASENTIIGKQYDFSSINSYQTFVERVPIATYEELQPLIERTRRGEQGVFWETPIKWFAKSSGTTNAKSKFIPVSNEALEDCHYKGSKDLLCLYLNNNEDSELFLGKSLRLGGSSQIYENNNTFFGDLSAILIENMPIWAEFSSTPSSKTSLMSEWESKIAAIINETKNENVTSFAGVPSWMLVLMNKVLENTGKESLLDIWPNLEVYFHGGVSFSPYKEQYKKILPSKDFKYYEIYNASEGFFAIQDLNNSSDLLLMLDYGIFYEFISMDTFGTTNQKVVRLADVELNKNYAIVITTNSGLWRYLIGDTVRFTSLNPYRIRVTGRTKHHINVFGEELMVENTDQAIAKACELTQSEVIDYTVAPIFMQDKEKGAHEWMIEFKKKPADVGLFQKILDETLQSLNSDYEAKRQNNMTLNPLVVNVARENLFYDWLKERDKLGGQHKIPRLSNQRDYLEQLKEMCAVKS; from the coding sequence ATGCCCTTATCAATAATCAACTCGTTTGCCTCTTGGGTCCTAAAACAAAGGATACATCAAATCGAACTTTTTCTAAAATATCCGAATGAGGTTCAGGAAGAACTGTTGCATAATTTATTGATGGCCTCAGAAAATACTATTATTGGAAAACAATATGATTTTTCGTCTATAAACTCCTATCAGACTTTTGTTGAAAGAGTGCCAATTGCAACTTACGAAGAGTTACAACCCTTGATTGAGCGCACGCGTCGTGGCGAACAAGGTGTTTTTTGGGAAACGCCTATTAAATGGTTTGCCAAATCTAGTGGAACCACAAATGCAAAAAGTAAATTTATTCCGGTAAGTAATGAAGCCTTGGAAGATTGTCACTATAAAGGAAGTAAAGATTTGCTTTGTTTGTATTTGAATAACAACGAGGATTCTGAACTATTTCTGGGGAAAAGTCTTCGCTTAGGCGGAAGTTCTCAGATTTACGAAAACAACAATACTTTCTTTGGAGACTTATCGGCTATCTTGATTGAAAATATGCCTATTTGGGCTGAATTTAGCAGTACGCCAAGCAGCAAAACCTCTTTAATGAGCGAATGGGAATCTAAAATTGCAGCCATTATAAACGAAACCAAAAACGAAAACGTTACCAGTTTTGCCGGAGTTCCGTCTTGGATGTTGGTTTTGATGAATAAAGTTTTAGAAAACACAGGTAAAGAAAGTTTATTAGACATCTGGCCAAATCTTGAAGTTTATTTTCATGGCGGCGTGAGTTTTTCTCCTTATAAAGAACAATACAAGAAAATTTTACCAAGCAAGGATTTCAAATATTACGAGATATACAACGCTTCTGAAGGCTTTTTTGCGATTCAGGATTTAAATAATTCGAGCGACTTATTGTTGATGTTGGATTACGGAATTTTCTACGAATTTATTTCGATGGATACTTTTGGAACAACAAATCAAAAAGTGGTTCGTCTGGCAGATGTTGAATTGAATAAAAACTACGCCATTGTTATCACGACCAATTCTGGTTTGTGGCGATATTTAATTGGAGATACCGTTCGTTTTACTTCTTTAAATCCATACAGAATTCGCGTTACAGGAAGAACCAAACATCATATTAATGTTTTTGGAGAAGAATTAATGGTCGAAAATACCGATCAGGCAATTGCCAAAGCTTGTGAACTTACGCAAAGCGAAGTGATTGACTATACTGTTGCTCCAATTTTTATGCAGGACAAAGAAAAAGGTGCGCACGAATGGATGATCGAATTCAAGAAAAAACCTGCTGATGTTGGTCTTTTCCAAAAAATTCTGGACGAAACTTTACAGTCTTTAAACTCTGATTACGAAGCCAAACGCCAGAACAATATGACTTTAAACCCTTTGGTAGTTAATGTTGCTCGTGAAAACTTATTTTACGATTGGTTAAAGGAACGTGATAAATTAGGCGGACAACATAAGATTCCGAGACTTTCTAATCAAAGGGATTATTTAGAGCAGTTGAAGGAGATGTGCGCTGTTAAGAGTTAG